A genomic region of Streptococcus suis contains the following coding sequences:
- the msrB gene encoding peptide-methionine (R)-S-oxide reductase MsrB: MKEIYLAGGCFWGMEGYFSQIDGILDTSVGYANGQVETTNYQLLKQTDHAETLYLAYDETRIHLREILLYYFRVIDPFSVNQQGPDKGRQYRTGIYYTDEADLPTIEQVMTEQSQLFGGRPLAVEVEPLAHYIPAEDYHQDYLKKNPQGYCHIDLGQAKIPLIDVADYQKPDQQVLKDSLTDLQYQVTQEAATERPFENEFWNSDQAGIYVDITTGEPLFLSTDKFDSGCGWPSFTKPISKEVATYFQDFSHGMNRIEVRSRAGHAHLGHVFDDGPRDKGGLRYCINSAALRFIPREEMEEAGYGLFLELIK; encoded by the coding sequence ATGAAAGAAATTTATCTAGCAGGCGGTTGTTTCTGGGGAATGGAAGGCTACTTTTCCCAGATTGATGGTATTCTTGACACCAGCGTTGGCTATGCCAATGGACAGGTGGAGACGACCAATTATCAACTCCTCAAACAAACAGATCACGCAGAAACACTCTATCTAGCCTATGATGAGACTCGTATCCATTTGCGGGAAATCCTCCTCTACTATTTCCGCGTCATTGATCCCTTCTCTGTCAATCAGCAGGGGCCTGACAAGGGGCGCCAGTATCGGACTGGTATCTATTACACAGATGAGGCTGATTTGCCGACCATCGAGCAGGTCATGACGGAGCAATCCCAGCTCTTTGGCGGACGCCCCCTAGCCGTTGAAGTGGAGCCACTCGCGCATTACATCCCCGCCGAAGACTACCATCAGGATTATCTCAAGAAAAATCCCCAAGGGTACTGCCATATCGATCTTGGGCAAGCAAAAATCCCTCTGATTGATGTTGCAGACTACCAAAAGCCAGACCAGCAAGTCTTAAAAGACAGCTTGACCGACCTCCAGTATCAAGTCACTCAAGAAGCTGCGACGGAAAGACCCTTCGAAAATGAGTTTTGGAATAGCGACCAAGCTGGCATCTACGTCGATATTACGACTGGTGAGCCCCTCTTTCTCTCGACGGACAAATTCGATTCAGGCTGCGGCTGGCCCTCCTTTACCAAACCAATCAGCAAAGAAGTTGCGACTTATTTCCAAGATTTCTCCCACGGCATGAACCGCATCGAAGTTCGCAGTCGGGCTGGTCATGCTCATTTAGGTCATGTCTTTGACGATGGTCCGAGAGACAAAGGCGGTCTCCGTTACTGTATCAACTCGGCAGCCCTTCGTTTCATACCGAGAGAGGAAATGGAAGAAGCAGGATATGGCCTGTTTTTGGAGTTGATTAAATAA
- a CDS encoding GNAT family N-acetyltransferase produces the protein MIIRKYQTSDEKGWVYCKALSYLFSPFFDDRETEKPELMTDIYDYRVEWVAEVDGQIVGLIDIDIYTEECSQSYIYAPSKRTAYFTNLAVHPDFQGQGIAQVLFERAENELREQGVEKLAIFTREDDAANHLYQKWGGQLVCTDYLVVGAPKDIPTFRFGIDLESGRLAFSDESGQSVPYYLREGVYVVSEEADLELFDIEDVYQELTYVVDLTEKS, from the coding sequence ATGATTATCAGAAAATATCAAACCAGTGATGAAAAAGGCTGGGTTTACTGTAAGGCACTCAGCTATCTCTTTTCCCCATTTTTTGACGATAGAGAAACTGAAAAGCCTGAACTGATGACGGATATTTATGACTACCGTGTAGAATGGGTGGCAGAAGTGGACGGTCAAATCGTTGGTCTAATCGACATCGATATTTATACTGAGGAGTGCAGCCAATCTTATATTTACGCACCAAGTAAGCGAACAGCTTATTTTACTAACCTAGCAGTTCACCCTGATTTTCAAGGGCAGGGCATTGCACAAGTGCTTTTTGAACGGGCAGAGAATGAATTGAGAGAGCAAGGTGTAGAGAAACTAGCTATCTTTACCAGAGAGGACGATGCTGCTAACCATTTGTATCAGAAATGGGGTGGGCAATTGGTATGTACTGATTATCTGGTGGTTGGGGCACCCAAGGATATTCCGACCTTCCGTTTTGGTATTGATTTAGAGAGTGGTCGATTGGCCTTTTCAGATGAGTCGGGTCAGTCAGTTCCTTATTATTTAAGAGAGGGTGTCTATGTAGTCAGTGAAGAGGCTGACCTGGAGCTCTTTGACATAGAAGATGTCTACCAAGAATTAACCTACGTAGTGGATTTAACAGAAAAAAGTTGA
- a CDS encoding aldo/keto reductase: MQTVTLHNGVEMPTVGFGVFQIPDPETCQQVVEEAIRTGYRLIDTAQAYGNEEAVGRAIRNAGVPREELFITTKLWISDMSYQGAKEAFATSMEKLGLDYLDLYLLHQPVGDTFGAWRAVEELYQEGKIRAIGVSNFKSDQIANLALFNRVKPMVNQIELHVFNQKPEERAYLASKDIQVQSWGAFAEGKFDVFTNPVLTEIANKYGKSTAQVMLRFQLQSGIVSLSKSANPERVRQNFDIFDFTLTEEDMTAIQGLNTDTTVFADHHQAQTIEALAGYVGKAF; the protein is encoded by the coding sequence ATGCAAACAGTTACATTACACAACGGAGTTGAGATGCCAACAGTTGGATTTGGAGTTTTCCAAATTCCAGATCCAGAAACCTGCCAACAGGTTGTTGAAGAAGCTATTCGGACAGGTTATCGCTTGATTGATACTGCTCAGGCTTATGGCAATGAAGAGGCGGTTGGTCGTGCCATTCGCAATGCAGGTGTGCCACGGGAGGAACTGTTTATTACGACCAAATTGTGGATTTCGGATATGAGTTACCAAGGTGCCAAGGAAGCTTTTGCGACCTCTATGGAAAAGCTAGGCTTGGATTATCTGGATCTCTACCTTCTTCATCAGCCAGTAGGAGATACTTTTGGAGCTTGGCGGGCCGTAGAAGAACTCTATCAGGAAGGGAAAATCCGTGCCATTGGCGTGTCCAATTTCAAATCAGACCAGATTGCCAACCTAGCTCTCTTTAATAGAGTGAAGCCGATGGTCAATCAGATTGAACTTCATGTTTTCAACCAAAAACCAGAAGAACGGGCTTATCTAGCTAGCAAGGACATCCAAGTCCAAAGCTGGGGAGCCTTTGCAGAAGGGAAATTTGATGTCTTTACAAATCCTGTCTTGACAGAGATTGCCAACAAATACGGCAAATCAACTGCCCAGGTCATGCTCCGCTTCCAACTCCAGTCAGGTATTGTTTCTTTATCGAAATCTGCCAATCCAGAGCGTGTCCGTCAGAATTTTGACATCTTTGACTTTACATTGACAGAAGAAGATATGACCGCTATCCAAGGGCTCAATACAGATACAACAGTCTTTGCGGACCACCACCAAGCTCAAACCATTGAAGCTCTAGCAGGCTATGTAGGGAAGGCCTTTTAA
- a CDS encoding MerR family transcriptional regulator produces the protein MKEVAGELDLSNDTIRYYERIGLLQVPRDKNGYRQFDQQSIDWLFLVKMLRKSGMSIESLVDYVGLVRQGDSTIAARKAILQEQEERLKEQIAQQEAVLEMLSHKVATYDSHLLRFEQERLDKGE, from the coding sequence ATGAAAGAAGTGGCGGGGGAACTGGACTTGTCCAATGACACCATTCGCTATTATGAACGAATCGGGCTCTTACAGGTGCCTCGAGACAAAAACGGCTACCGGCAATTTGACCAGCAGTCTATTGACTGGCTCTTTTTGGTCAAAATGCTTCGTAAATCTGGGATGTCCATTGAAAGTTTGGTGGACTATGTTGGCCTAGTACGACAGGGAGATAGTACCATCGCTGCTCGAAAGGCGATTTTACAGGAACAGGAAGAGCGGTTGAAGGAGCAAATCGCTCAGCAAGAAGCTGTCTTGGAAATGTTGAGTCACAAGGTGGCGACCTATGATAGTCACTTACTACGCTTTGAACAAGAACGATTAGACAAAGGAGAATAA
- a CDS encoding AMP-binding protein, with product MSTINYKPLNLYRQFKTAVQEFPNVAIYFDQPYASFPELGLENTYQTVFEAIQRRAAQFAAAGIGYGDKVILYKSPAFDTYLLAVAVTALGAVPVMISYHLPSSNLDVFAERLEKSFIVYDQETEERVAGMTRTDLVTKVFLPQVLVQEAVAFEENLLPEDVIQYMTHTSGTTGVPKLICHTAQTMGWRVAWQQTIFDKMTERGLLAFHISPVHSRYNIGVSSAIGLGFPLYPLSSARKDDIERALALHRPSALETHPNNFVQWARLAKEKPEVFSSIRYYHSTFDAINIGTLRAFLEASKEQHPVFMQVYGQSECGPMILRYHRLENLGTVSGRDMGIGLEGYTEARITDAQGNPLPAGENGHIQFLSKGRAVTYYKEDARFQDNVYGAWWDSGDYGCMTPEGTLLLKDRQVDLIEHIDSNLALEDLLLDKLDFLSEVVIIRDVNGAPQPIIALAEDTEMNWEAWWAMVADLPLLKEPILMAYDDIPRTATMKVQRLKMEAEMKEKNL from the coding sequence ATGTCAACTATTAATTACAAACCATTAAATCTTTATCGTCAGTTTAAAACAGCAGTTCAAGAGTTTCCAAATGTTGCCATTTATTTTGACCAACCCTACGCCTCCTTCCCTGAATTAGGATTGGAAAATACCTATCAAACAGTTTTTGAGGCCATTCAAAGAAGAGCTGCCCAATTTGCAGCAGCAGGTATTGGCTATGGGGACAAGGTAATTCTATATAAGAGTCCAGCTTTTGACACCTATTTGTTAGCAGTGGCGGTAACGGCATTGGGTGCTGTTCCTGTTATGATTTCCTACCATTTGCCATCTTCGAATTTAGATGTGTTTGCGGAGCGATTGGAAAAGTCTTTCATTGTCTATGACCAGGAAACGGAAGAACGTGTGGCAGGAATGACCCGAACTGACCTGGTTACAAAGGTATTCTTACCCCAAGTCCTAGTGCAAGAAGCAGTTGCTTTTGAAGAAAATCTCCTGCCAGAAGATGTCATTCAATACATGACCCATACTTCAGGAACGACAGGTGTTCCAAAACTAATCTGCCACACAGCACAGACCATGGGCTGGCGAGTAGCATGGCAACAGACTATTTTTGACAAGATGACGGAGAGAGGCTTGCTGGCCTTCCACATCTCCCCTGTTCATTCACGCTATAATATCGGCGTGTCGTCGGCGATTGGGCTAGGATTCCCCCTCTACCCGCTTTCTTCTGCAAGAAAAGATGATATTGAACGGGCGCTTGCTCTTCATCGTCCAAGTGCTCTGGAAACCCATCCTAACAACTTTGTCCAATGGGCAAGATTGGCCAAGGAAAAACCAGAGGTCTTTAGTAGCATTCGTTATTACCATTCAACCTTTGATGCTATCAATATTGGTACGCTTCGCGCCTTCTTGGAGGCTTCCAAAGAGCAACATCCAGTCTTTATGCAAGTTTATGGTCAAAGTGAATGTGGTCCAATGATTTTACGTTACCATCGTTTGGAAAATCTAGGAACAGTTAGCGGACGAGATATGGGGATTGGTCTGGAAGGTTACACAGAAGCACGCATCACAGATGCCCAAGGGAATCCTCTCCCAGCTGGAGAAAACGGACATATCCAGTTCCTGTCAAAAGGCCGTGCTGTGACCTATTATAAAGAAGATGCCCGTTTCCAAGATAATGTGTACGGTGCTTGGTGGGATAGTGGTGACTACGGCTGCATGACTCCAGAGGGTACACTTCTTCTAAAAGACCGTCAGGTTGACCTCATTGAGCACATCGACAGCAATCTTGCCTTGGAGGATTTATTGCTGGATAAATTGGACTTTTTATCAGAAGTCGTGATTATACGCGATGTCAATGGTGCACCACAGCCGATTATCGCTCTGGCAGAAGATACTGAGATGAACTGGGAAGCTTGGTGGGCAATGGTTGCAGATCTACCACTATTGAAAGAACCCATCTTGATGGCTTATGACGACATTCCACGTACTGCGACCATGAAGGTTCAACGCCTCAAAATGGAAGCAGAAATGAAAGAAAAAAATCTGTAA
- the trxA gene encoding thioredoxin, with product MVQVITDANFEVETQEGVVLVDFWAPWCGPCRMQAPILEQLADEVDEDELRIYKMDVDENPNTARQFGIMSIPTLLFKKDGQVVKQVAGVHTKDQIKAILAEIG from the coding sequence ATGGTTCAAGTTATTACAGATGCAAACTTTGAAGTTGAAACACAAGAAGGCGTAGTCCTTGTTGACTTTTGGGCACCATGGTGTGGTCCTTGTCGTATGCAAGCACCAATTTTGGAGCAATTGGCAGATGAAGTGGACGAAGATGAATTGCGTATTTACAAGATGGATGTTGATGAGAATCCAAACACAGCTCGTCAGTTTGGTATCATGTCTATCCCAACTCTTTTGTTCAAAAAAGATGGACAGGTTGTGAAACAAGTTGCTGGTGTCCACACGAAAGATCAAATCAAAGCTATCTTGGCAGAGATTGGTTAA